AAGACCGGGCCGACCACATCGACCTGAACTTCGGATGCCCCGTGCCGAAGGTCACCCGCAAGGGCGGCGGCGCCGCGCTTCCGTGGAAGAGCGGGCTCTTCCGCGACATCGTCGAGGGCGCCGTGCGCGCGGCCGGCGACATCCCGCTCACCATCAAGATGCGCAAGGGCATCGACGCCGACCACCTCACCTACCTCGAGGCCGGGCGCATCGCCGAGGGTGCGGGCGTCGCCGCGGTCGCGCTGCACGCGCGCACCGCCTCCGAGTTCTACTCGGGTCAGGCCGACTGGTCGGCAATCGGGCGGCTCAAAGAGACGGTCACGAGCGTGCCGGTGCTCGGCAACGGCGACATCTGGTCGGCCGACGACGCGCTGCGCATGGTCGCCGAGACCGGCTGCGACGGCGTCGTCGTCGGGCGCGGATGCCTCGGCCGCCCGTGGCTCTTCGGCGACCTCGCCGCAGCCTTCCGCGGCGAGTCGCAGAGCTTCCACCCGTCGCTCGGGCAGGTGGCGCAGACCTTCCGCCGGCACGCCGAGCTCCTCACGGAGTTCTTCGACAGCGAAGAGCGCGGGTGCCGCGACATCCGCAAGCACGTCGCCTGGTACTTCAAGGGCTACCCCGTGGGCGGCGACCTGCGCGCGCGCCTCGCGACCGTCGAGTCGCTCGAGCAGCTCGACGAGCTGCTCGGCACGCTCGACTGGTCGATGCCCTACCCGGGCGAGGGCGCAGAGGGGCCGCGCGGCCGGGCCGGCACGCCGAAGAAGCCGGCGCTGCCCGACGGCTGGCTCGACTCGCAAGAGCTGGCGGGCCACGACCGCGTGACCCTCGTCGACGCCGAACTCGACACGAGCGGCGGCTGATCGTGCGCGAACCTCTCTTCGGCGGCTACGAGGCCGCCGACACCGAACGCTGGCTCCCCGAAGAGCACTCCTCTCGGCGCAGCGACTTCGCGCGCGACCGAGCTCGGCTGCTGCATTCGAGCGCGCTGCGCAGACTCGCGGCGAAGACGCAGGTGCTGAGCCCCACCGCCGGACTCGACTTCGCCCGCAACCGGCTCACGCACTCGCTCGAGGTCGCGCAGGTCGGTCGTGAACTCGCCTCGAGCCTCGGGCTCGACCCCGACGTCGTCGACACCGCGTGCCTGGCGCACGACCTCGGGCACCCGCCCTTCGGCCACAACGGCGAGAAGGCGCTCAACACCTGGGCGGCCGACATCGGCGGCTTCGAGGGCAACGCGCAGACGCTGCGGCTGCTCACGCGGCTGGAGCCCAAGGTCTTCGGACCCGACGGCCGCAGCTACGGCCTGAACCTCACCCGCGCGAGCCTCGATGCGAGCTGCAAGTACCCGTGGCCCGAGGCGACGAGCGTCGCCGACCCATCCGGCCGCGCCAAGTTCGGCTTCTACCAGGGCGACACCGAGGTGTTCCGCTGGCTCCGCGCCGGTGCCCCCGATCGTCGTCTCTGCATCGAGGCGCAGGTCATGGACCTCAGCGATGACATCGCCTACTCCGTGCACGACTTCGAAGACGCGATCGTCAACGGTTACATCGACGTCGCAGCGCTCGGCGCGCGCGTCGATCACGAGAGCCTCGTCACCTCGATGTACGAGTGGGTCGGCGGCTCGATCACCCACGACGAGCTCATCGCCGCGTTCGACCGCCTCGACTCCCTCGACGGCTGGCTCGACACGTGGAACGGCAGTCGCTTCGACCAGGGCCGCCTGAAGAACCTCACGAGCCAGCTCATCGGCCGGTTCGCGCACGCCGCGACCACGGCGACCCGATCGGCGTTCCCGCTCGCGAGCCTCATCCGCTTCGACGCCGACGTCATCGTGCCCCGCGAGATCCAGGCCGAGATCGCCGTGCTGAAGGGCATCGTCGCGGCGTACGTCATGTCGAAGAACACGCGCCAGCCGATCTACCACCAGCAGCGCGAGGTGCTCACGTCGCTCGCCGACGTGCTGCTCGCGGGCGGCGAGCAGCACCTCGACGCCGGCTTCGCCGAAGACTGGCGCGCGGCCGGCGATGACACGGCTCGCAAGCGGGTCGTCGTCGACCAGGTCGCGAGCCTCACCGACCAGTCGGCGCTCGCCTGGTACGAGCGACTCGTGCAGCAGTGACGACGCGAGCCGGCCTCCGGCGCTCGGCTGCGTTCGGCGAACTAGGATGAGAGCCATGGCGGGCCGAATTCGACAGAGCGATGTCGATGAGGTGAAGGCCCGCACGAACATCGCCGACATCGTGGGCGAGCACGTCAGCCTGAAGTCCGCCGGCGTCGGTTCGATGAAGGGCCTCTGCCCCTTCCACGACGAGCGCAGCCCGAGCTTCCACGTGCGGCCGGGGCTCGGCTACTACCACTGCTTCGGCTGCGGCGAGTCGGGCGACGTCTACTCGTTCCTGCAGCGCATGGACCACGTCTCGTTCACCGAGGCGGTCGAGCGGCTCGCGGGTCGCATCGGCTTCGAGCTGCACTACGAAGACGGCGGGCAGGCCTCCGACCACGGCAACCGTGCCCGGCTGCTCGCCGCGAACCAGGCGGCCGCCGAGTTCTTCGTCGAGCGCCTCAGCGCGCCCGATGCCGAGGTCGGCCGACGGTTCCTCGGCGAGCGCGGCTTCGACGCCGAGGCGGCCCGGCGTTTCGGGGTCGGCTTCGCGCCCAAGAGCTGGGACGCCCTGACCGACCACCTCAAGGGTCGCGGCTTCACGACCGAGGAGCTCTCGGCCTCCGGCCTCGTCTCCCAGGGCGACCGCGGCGTCTACGACCGCTTCCGCGGCCGGCTCGTGTGGCCGATCCGCGACGTCACCGGCCAGACCGTCGGCTTCGGCGCACGGCGTCTGCTCGACGACGACAAGGGCCCCAAGTACCTGAACACCCCCGAGACCGCGATCTACCACAAGTCGCAGGTGCTCTACGGGCTCGACCTCGCCAAACGCGACATCTCGAAGACCCACCGCGTCGTGGTCGTCGAGGGGTACACCGACGTCATGGCGTGCCACCTCGCCGGCATCACGACGGCGATCGCGACGTGCGGCACCTCGTTCGGCGTCGACCACATCAAGGTGCTGCGCCGCGTGCTCGGCGACGCCTCGGGCGTCGGCGAGGTCGTCTTCACGTTCGACGGCGACGCGGCCGGCCAGCAGGCTGCGATCCGCGCGTTCGGCGAAGAGCAGCGCTTCGCCGCCCAGACCTTCGTGGCCGTCGCCCCCGACGGGCTCGACCCGTGCGACCTGCGCCTGGCCCGCGGCGACGCAGCCGTGCGCACCCTCATCGAGTCGCGCACGCCGATGTTCGAGTTCGTCATCAAGCACACGCTCGCCCGCTACGACCTCGAGACGGTCGAGGGCCGGGTGGCCGCGCTCCGGGCGGCGGCACCCGTCGTCGCCGACATCCGCGACCCCGCGCTGCGACCCGGATACACGAGAGAGCTCGCCCGCATGCTCGGCGTCGAGCTCGGCGAGGTCACGCGGGCGGTGCGATCGGCGGCGAGCCGGCCGAAGTCGGGGGAGTCGGGCGGCGGCCAGGCCGCGGCATCCGGAACCGCCGGCGCCGGCGAGGCGACGGATGTCCCCGAGCGACCGTTCTCGATCACGCAGCTGCCGAGCGACCCGGCGACCCGCCTCGAACGCGACGCATTGCAGGCGATGGTGCAGCATCCCGACACCGTCGGAGCCGACCTGCTCCGGCACGCGATCGACTGCCGGTTCGGCAATCCCTCGCTCGCGGTGATCCGCGACGGCATCGCCTCGGTGCTCGCCTCACCCGACCCCCAGGTGCGCGTCGACCGCGTCATCACAGAGGTGCCCGCACCGTTCGCGAGCCTCGTGCAGCAGCTCGCGGTCGCACCGATGCCGCATCGCAACGAGGCCGAGCTCACCGTCTACGTGCAGGGCATCGTGAGTGCGCTCGTCGATCGCGAACTGCTGCGTCAGAAGTCCGAGCTGCTCGGGCGCCTGCAGCGCACCGACCGCACCGATGTCGCCGCGTACGCGGCACTGCAACGCGCCCTCGTCGAGATCGAGACCGAGCGCCGTGCGCTCAGGGCCGACTGAGGGCCATCCCCACGAAGGTGCCCGTCGACGCGCATCCATTGCGTCCAATGTTGCAGATCGGTAAACATTCGGCCGTGGAGCCGCCGCTCCAAGCACCATTCCGAGGCCGTGTGCTACGTCTTGGGGATACGAAAACGCGTCTGCGCGCAGCGCAGCGCGATTGAGTCCTGACAGGAAGAGGTAGACGGATATGACATCCGCATCCAAGAACGGGCGGCGCAGCCTCGTCGCAGTGGCCGGTCTCTCGGCCGCAGCCCTCGCTTTGGCCGGCTGCACGGCCGGCGGCGGGGGCGACGAAGCCTCCGGCAGCTCGATCACCGTCGGCACCACCGACAAGGTCACCACGCTCGACCCGGCCGGCTCGTACGACAACGGCTCGCTCGCCGTGCAGACGCAGGTCTTCCCGTACCTGCTGAACACCGACTACCAGAGCACCGAGGTCGTGCCCGACCTCGCCGAGTCGGCCGAGTTCACCTCGCCGACCGAGTACACGGTCACGCTTCCCGCAGGCCTGAAGTGGGCGAACGGCAACGACCTCACGGCCGACGACGTCAAGTTCTCGTTCGACCGCCAGCTCGCGATCGCCGACCCCAACGGCGCGTCGAGCCTGCTGTACAACCTCGACAGCACCGAGGTCGTCGACGACACCACCGTCGTCTTCCACCTCAAGGCCGAGAACGACCAGGTCTTCCCGCTCATCCTCACCAGCTTCCCGGGCGCCATCGTCGACGACGAGGTCTTCGCGGCCGACGCGCTGACCCCCGACGACGACATCGTCGCCGCGAACGCGTTCGCGGGCCCGTACACGATCACGAGCTACGACTTCAACACGCTCATCTCGTTCAAGAAGAACCCCGAGTACAAGGGCCTGCTCGCCGAGGCGAAGACCGACACGGTCAACCTGAAGTACTACGCCGAGTCGTCGAACCTGAAGCTCGACGTGCAGGAGGGCGGCATCGACGTCGCCTACCGCAGCCTCTCCGCGACCGACATCGAAGACCTCAAGGGCAACGACAAGGTCAACGTGGTCGAGGGCCCCGGCGGCGAGATCCGCTACATCGTCTTCAACTTCGACACGCAGCCGTACGGCGCGAAGACGCCCGAGGCCGACCCGGCCAAGGCCCTCGCCGTCCGCCAGGCCGTCGCCGACCTCATCGACCGCGATGAGCTGGCCGACCAGGTCTACAAGGGCACCTACACGCCGCTGTACTCCTACGTGCCCGCCGGCATCGCAGGTGCGGTCGAGCCGCTCGTCGAGATGTACGGCGACGGCCAGGGTGCGCCCGACGCCGACAAGGCCGCCGAGCGCCTCACGGCTGCCGGTGTCACCACTCCGGTCGAGCTGAACCTGCAGTACTCGAACGACCACTACGGCCCGTCGTCGGCCGACGAGTACGCGCTCATCAAGGACCAGCTCGAGTCGACCGGCCTGTTCACGGTGAACCTGCAGACCACCGAGTGGGTGCAGTACTCCGAGGACCGCGTCGCCGACGTCTACCCGGCGTACCAGCTGGGCTGGTTCCCCGACTACTCGGACGCCGACAACTACGTCACGCCGTTCTTCCTGATCGAGAACTTCCTCTCGAACCACTACGTGAACCAGGAAGTCAACGACCTGATCATCAAGCAGGCCTCCGAGCCCGACCCCGCAACCCGTACCGCCGACATCGAGGCGATCCAGGAGAAGGTGGCGGCCGACCTCTCGACCGTGCCGTACCTGCAGGGCGCTCAGGTCGCCGTGACGGGCACCGACGTGGAGGGCGCCGACCAGACGCTCGACGCTTCGTTCAAGTTCCGCTACGCGGCGCTGACGAAGGGCTGAGCCGACTGAACGGCTAGAGTCACTTCTACGCAAGGAACGGATGGCCCGCTCTCCCGAGCGGGCCATCCGCATTCGAGCCTCACCCGATTGGCGAACATTGACCTCAACGACGACGGCGCCCGCCAGTAGCGCGTCCCCCGCAACACGGAGACCACCCAGATCCTCCGGCGGCGGCCTCGGCCGCTACATCATCGTGCGGGCCCTCCTCATCATCCCGACGGTGTTCATCCTGGTCACCCTGGTCTTCGTGCTCATGCGCTCGACCGGCGACCCGATCACCGCGAAGCTCGGCGGCCAGCTCCCGGCCGACCAGCTCGCCGAGCGCATCCACGCCGCCGGCTACGACCGCCCGATCATCGTGCAGTACCTCGAGTACCTCGGTCAGATCGCCACGGGCAACTTCGGCACCACGCTGACCGACAACCGTCCGGTCACCGAGATCCTCGTGACCTACGGCGCTGCCACCCTCGAGCTCGCGTTCTACGCGCTCCTCGTCGCCTTCGTCGTCGGCATCCCGTTCGGGCTCATCGCCGCGTACTTCCGCGACAAGGGGCAGGATGCCTCGCTGCGCGTGTTCGCCATCCTCTGCTACGCCACTCCGGTCTTCTTCGCCGGCCTGCTGCTGAAGCTCATCTTCTCGGTGTGGCTCGGTTGGCTGCCGGTCGCCGGTCGCGCCTCGGTCAGTGCGCAACTCCAGATGGAGTTGCTGCCGAACAAGACCGGCCTCTACACGATCGACGCGATCATGACCGGCAATCCGGCGGTGCTCGGCGACGTGCTCGCCCACGCGGTGCTGCCGTCGATCGCGCTCGGCCTGCTCACCGCCGGCGTGTTCCTCCGGCTCGTGCGCACCAACGTCATCGGCACGCTCTCGACCGACTACGTCGATGCGGCCCGCTCGCGCGGTGTCAGCGAATACCGGCTCGTGCGCAAGCACGCCTACCGCCCGGCGCTCATCCCGATCATCACGGTCATCGGCCTGCAGATCGCACTGCTCCTCGGCGGCGCGGTGCTCACGGAGACGACCTTCGAGTGGAAGGGCCTCGGGTTCATGCTCTCCGAGTACCTCCAGGCGCGCGACTTCGTCGCGGTGCAGGGCATCGTGGCCCTGCTCGCCGTGATCGTGGCGCTCACCAACTTCATCGTCGACATCATCGCGGCGCTCATCGACCCGAGGGTGAGGTACTGACATGTCGACCGACACCGTCATCCAGCCGCCGAAGCGGCGCCTGCGCGACCGTCTTCCCGTCGTGCACCAGCTGCGCCAGAGCGTCGGCCTCCAGCGCGGCATGCTCATCGCGGGTCTCGTGCTCACGGGTCTCTTCGTGCTCGTCGCGATCTTCGCGCCGCTCATCGCACCGTTCGGCTTCGCCCAGCTGCGCGATGCCGAGGGCCCCTTCGGCAGCCAGCAGCCGCCGTCGGCGGAACACCTCTTCGGCACGACCGTCGGCGGCTACGACGTGCTCTCGCGCGTGCTGTGGGGTGCCCAGACCGCCCTGTACGTCATCGTCATCGCGGTGATCCTCTCGATCTTCGCCGGTGTGCTGCTCGGCCTCGTCTCCGGCTACTTCGGCGGCTGGCTCGACCGGGTGCTCGTCGTGGTGTGCGACGCGATCTACGCGTTCCCGTCGCTGCTGCTCGCGATCGTCATGGCGATCGTCATCTCGGGCGGCCAGTCCAACCTGTGGGGCGGCGTCTTCGCCGCGGCGATCTCGATCACGGTCGTGTTCATTCCGCAGTACTTCCGGGTGATCCGCGCCGAGACGGTGCGCATCAAGGCCGAGGCGTACGTCGAGTCGGCCAAGGTGCTGGGTGCCTCGAACAGCCGTGTCATGTTCCGCCACGTGCTGCGGAACGCGACTCGCACCCTGCCGCTCATCTTCACGCTGAACTCGTCCGAGGCGATCCTGACCCTCGCGGGCCTCGGCTTCCTCGGCTTCGGCATCGAGCCGACGGCGGCGGCCGAGTGGGGCTACGACCTCAACAAGGCGCTCTCCGACGTCTCGAGCGGCATCTGGTGGACGGCGCTCTACCCGGGCGTCGCAATCGTGCTCGTGGTGCTCGGCATCACGCTCGTCGGCGAGAGCCTCAACGACCTCGCCGACCCGCGTCTGCGCGGTCGTCGACGTGTCGCACAGGCATCCGGCGAGGTCGCCGAGACCTCAGTCGTTCCCGGCGGCACGCTGACGGCGGGTCCCGGAGGGCTCGCGGGTCTCGAAGACGGCGAATCATTCGACGAACACGGAATCGAGGTCCGCTCATGAGCACGGTCGTCAACATCGAGCGACTGGGCGTCTCGTTCGCCACCGACGCGGGCGCCGTCAAGGCCGTCGACGACGTCTCGCTGAAGGTCGAGCGCGGCGAAGTGCTCGCGATCGTCGGCGAGTCGGGATCCGGCAAGACCGTCACCGCGAAGACGATCCTCGGCCTCCTGCCCGAGACCGCTACCGCGAGCGGCGCCGTCATCCTCTCGAACAAGGCCGGCACAGCCGAGAGCGACGTCGTCGCACTGTCGAAGAAGCAGCTGCGGGCGGTCAGGGGCACGGATGTCGCGATGGTGTTCCAGGAGCCCTCGAGCGCCCTGAACCCCGTCTACACCGTCGGCTGGCAGATCATCGAGGGCCTGCGGGCCCACACCTCGATCTCGGCGAAGGACGCGCGGGCGAAGGCGATCGAGATCCTCGGGCGGGTCGGCATCCCCGACCCCGAGCACCGCGTCGACCACTACCCGCACCAGTTCTCGGGCGGCCAGAAGCAGCGCATCGTCATCGCCATGGCGCTCGTGCTCGACCCCGGCCTGATCGTCGCCGACGAGCCGACCACGGCGCTCGACGTCACCGTGCAGGCCGAGATCCTCGATCTGCTGCGCCGATGCCGCGACGAGTTCGGCATGGGCATCGTGCTCATCACGCACAACATGGGGGTCGTCGCCGACCTCGCCGACCGTGTCGCCGTGATGTACCAGGGCAAGGTCGTCGAGGAGGCCGATGCGAAGACGCTCTTCGCGTCGCCCAAGGCCGACTACACGAAGGCGCTGCTCGCGGCGGTGCCGTACGTCGGCACCGGCACGGCGAGCGCCATCGAACGCGCGGCGAAGCGACCGGCGGACTGGGTCGAGCAGGCGCCCGTGGTCGAGGCATCCGGTCTCGAGATCGTCTACCCGGGTCGCTTCGGGCGACCGGGCTTCCGGGCCGTCGGCGGCGTCGA
The sequence above is a segment of the Agromyces hippuratus genome. Coding sequences within it:
- the dusB gene encoding tRNA dihydrouridine synthase DusB; the protein is MSSTTTLPTGPLTIGGLELDVPVVLAPMAGITNTAFRRLCREFGAGLYVSEMITSRALVERTPESMRLITHHESETPRSIQLYGVDPKTVSEAVTMLVAEDRADHIDLNFGCPVPKVTRKGGGAALPWKSGLFRDIVEGAVRAAGDIPLTIKMRKGIDADHLTYLEAGRIAEGAGVAAVALHARTASEFYSGQADWSAIGRLKETVTSVPVLGNGDIWSADDALRMVAETGCDGVVVGRGCLGRPWLFGDLAAAFRGESQSFHPSLGQVAQTFRRHAELLTEFFDSEERGCRDIRKHVAWYFKGYPVGGDLRARLATVESLEQLDELLGTLDWSMPYPGEGAEGPRGRAGTPKKPALPDGWLDSQELAGHDRVTLVDAELDTSGG
- a CDS encoding ABC transporter substrate-binding protein encodes the protein MTSASKNGRRSLVAVAGLSAAALALAGCTAGGGGDEASGSSITVGTTDKVTTLDPAGSYDNGSLAVQTQVFPYLLNTDYQSTEVVPDLAESAEFTSPTEYTVTLPAGLKWANGNDLTADDVKFSFDRQLAIADPNGASSLLYNLDSTEVVDDTTVVFHLKAENDQVFPLILTSFPGAIVDDEVFAADALTPDDDIVAANAFAGPYTITSYDFNTLISFKKNPEYKGLLAEAKTDTVNLKYYAESSNLKLDVQEGGIDVAYRSLSATDIEDLKGNDKVNVVEGPGGEIRYIVFNFDTQPYGAKTPEADPAKALAVRQAVADLIDRDELADQVYKGTYTPLYSYVPAGIAGAVEPLVEMYGDGQGAPDADKAAERLTAAGVTTPVELNLQYSNDHYGPSSADEYALIKDQLESTGLFTVNLQTTEWVQYSEDRVADVYPAYQLGWFPDYSDADNYVTPFFLIENFLSNHYVNQEVNDLIIKQASEPDPATRTADIEAIQEKVAADLSTVPYLQGAQVAVTGTDVEGADQTLDASFKFRYAALTKG
- a CDS encoding ABC transporter permease, with the protein product MTSTTTAPASSASPATRRPPRSSGGGLGRYIIVRALLIIPTVFILVTLVFVLMRSTGDPITAKLGGQLPADQLAERIHAAGYDRPIIVQYLEYLGQIATGNFGTTLTDNRPVTEILVTYGAATLELAFYALLVAFVVGIPFGLIAAYFRDKGQDASLRVFAILCYATPVFFAGLLLKLIFSVWLGWLPVAGRASVSAQLQMELLPNKTGLYTIDAIMTGNPAVLGDVLAHAVLPSIALGLLTAGVFLRLVRTNVIGTLSTDYVDAARSRGVSEYRLVRKHAYRPALIPIITVIGLQIALLLGGAVLTETTFEWKGLGFMLSEYLQARDFVAVQGIVALLAVIVALTNFIVDIIAALIDPRVRY
- a CDS encoding ABC transporter permease, with translation MSTDTVIQPPKRRLRDRLPVVHQLRQSVGLQRGMLIAGLVLTGLFVLVAIFAPLIAPFGFAQLRDAEGPFGSQQPPSAEHLFGTTVGGYDVLSRVLWGAQTALYVIVIAVILSIFAGVLLGLVSGYFGGWLDRVLVVVCDAIYAFPSLLLAIVMAIVISGGQSNLWGGVFAAAISITVVFIPQYFRVIRAETVRIKAEAYVESAKVLGASNSRVMFRHVLRNATRTLPLIFTLNSSEAILTLAGLGFLGFGIEPTAAAEWGYDLNKALSDVSSGIWWTALYPGVAIVLVVLGITLVGESLNDLADPRLRGRRRVAQASGEVAETSVVPGGTLTAGPGGLAGLEDGESFDEHGIEVRS
- the dnaG gene encoding DNA primase, with the protein product MAGRIRQSDVDEVKARTNIADIVGEHVSLKSAGVGSMKGLCPFHDERSPSFHVRPGLGYYHCFGCGESGDVYSFLQRMDHVSFTEAVERLAGRIGFELHYEDGGQASDHGNRARLLAANQAAAEFFVERLSAPDAEVGRRFLGERGFDAEAARRFGVGFAPKSWDALTDHLKGRGFTTEELSASGLVSQGDRGVYDRFRGRLVWPIRDVTGQTVGFGARRLLDDDKGPKYLNTPETAIYHKSQVLYGLDLAKRDISKTHRVVVVEGYTDVMACHLAGITTAIATCGTSFGVDHIKVLRRVLGDASGVGEVVFTFDGDAAGQQAAIRAFGEEQRFAAQTFVAVAPDGLDPCDLRLARGDAAVRTLIESRTPMFEFVIKHTLARYDLETVEGRVAALRAAAPVVADIRDPALRPGYTRELARMLGVELGEVTRAVRSAASRPKSGESGGGQAAASGTAGAGEATDVPERPFSITQLPSDPATRLERDALQAMVQHPDTVGADLLRHAIDCRFGNPSLAVIRDGIASVLASPDPQVRVDRVITEVPAPFASLVQQLAVAPMPHRNEAELTVYVQGIVSALVDRELLRQKSELLGRLQRTDRTDVAAYAALQRALVEIETERRALRAD
- a CDS encoding ABC transporter ATP-binding protein — translated: MSTVVNIERLGVSFATDAGAVKAVDDVSLKVERGEVLAIVGESGSGKTVTAKTILGLLPETATASGAVILSNKAGTAESDVVALSKKQLRAVRGTDVAMVFQEPSSALNPVYTVGWQIIEGLRAHTSISAKDARAKAIEILGRVGIPDPEHRVDHYPHQFSGGQKQRIVIAMALVLDPGLIVADEPTTALDVTVQAEILDLLRRCRDEFGMGIVLITHNMGVVADLADRVAVMYQGKVVEEADAKTLFASPKADYTKALLAAVPYVGTGTASAIERAAKRPADWVEQAPVVEASGLEIVYPGRFGRPGFRAVGGVDFVIRPGEVLGLVGESGSGKTTIGRAIAGLTKVTGGSLRVLGHEMNGVREREFRPLRSRIGFVFQDPASSFNPLLTIAECVAEPLVIHGRASNPAAARKRVDELLEAVQLPKAYGDRYPHELSGGQRQRASLARALALEPELLIADEPTSALDVSVQARVLELFAELQREFGFASLFISHDLAVVDILADRIAVLYRGSLVEEGTGAEVLGAPSDPYTQRLLASLPVPDPVAQAERREELRRLREAV
- a CDS encoding deoxyguanosinetriphosphate triphosphohydrolase; translated protein: MVREPLFGGYEAADTERWLPEEHSSRRSDFARDRARLLHSSALRRLAAKTQVLSPTAGLDFARNRLTHSLEVAQVGRELASSLGLDPDVVDTACLAHDLGHPPFGHNGEKALNTWAADIGGFEGNAQTLRLLTRLEPKVFGPDGRSYGLNLTRASLDASCKYPWPEATSVADPSGRAKFGFYQGDTEVFRWLRAGAPDRRLCIEAQVMDLSDDIAYSVHDFEDAIVNGYIDVAALGARVDHESLVTSMYEWVGGSITHDELIAAFDRLDSLDGWLDTWNGSRFDQGRLKNLTSQLIGRFAHAATTATRSAFPLASLIRFDADVIVPREIQAEIAVLKGIVAAYVMSKNTRQPIYHQQREVLTSLADVLLAGGEQHLDAGFAEDWRAAGDDTARKRVVVDQVASLTDQSALAWYERLVQQ